The nucleotide window attttgttaaattgttatgtaaatatttaatgaagTAGTTCAATGCTAATCTCAATTGTATAACAATATGAAATGTCACTTGATCTTGAttatcatgaaataaaaattttgatgtTATATTATTAGATTGTCATGAAAGTTGTGGAGGGTAAGTTGCGACCTAAGCTTCCGTGTGATGATGTTGGCCAACTTGGAACCAGAGAGATTGAAGACGCTTTGCATCCGGTGGGCAAAAtactatttgaaagttaaaaatgaaacttagAATGTTtagacaattttgtaattgtagtttatatttacttactttacagtttttacaattcatgttttaacattaaatatgcTTTAAATTCATAGTAATTAGTAAATTTCTCATGGAATTTCGGTtaaaaactgtttcaaaacagaatgaaaattatatgttgtgtgatctgattttaaaatttacaagttaattttagatttattgaaaaaacagacaacatattaaaaaaaaaagttctaaaacaacatcagttttttaaaaaaccgatgttaaatgttactaacaacatcgatttttttaaaaaccgatgttgctattaacatttaacatcgatttttaagaaaatcgatgttattaATGACATTTAActtcgatttttaaaaaaacttatattattaataacatttaaCACCGATGTTGATAtgtaaatttatagttttttttcattattcttatcatataacattggttatttaaataaccgatgttatatttattagttaacatcggtttttcacgATGCTACTTTCCATATCGGTACTTTCAATATCAattaataatcgatgttgaaagtcttaaataaTCAATGTAAAAATCTTATTTCCTAGTAGTGAGAGTTGAGTTAGCTCATAATAAATCAGCCAGAGATAGTTAATCCTCTGGTCcgtattcaaaaaaaaaaaaagttaatttgtaagtttttaaatttaagactCTAACTTGATTAGTTTTATCAAACACACATGAGAAGTTATGTAAAAGTAAGaactgaaataattttttaggccATTCTTTAAAGAAAGATTTATACGTCTTATAAAGATTGAAGTAAAGAGACGGAagtaaaaatgaatgaaaaatgaacaAAGATGAAAATTCATAATTGAAGTCTCGTAGCTTACCTAACTGAATTCATTAAAGGGGAAAAAGTTTATGTGCTTTTAAATTTCACATATATTTCCAAAGAATCGTAGTTATGAAAGGTTGGTTGTGCGGTGCTATAATTGCAGGGCAGGTACTGGTGCCTGGTGGAGTGGCATTAGCgagataattaataaataacatgGTAATTGTTGATCATAGCAGTCAAAGACAATAACAGAGACTATAAATCCACCATTGTGACAAGATGTAGATGCCTTTGGATGCCAGGAAGcaagttttaaataattatgtaataatttatCATGTAGGAtaagtttgatattttttaaaataattatttaaataaataataatttataattaaatgattatataaaaaatattttactgtcTGTGTATacacattaaattaatatatatatatatatatatagttctaATAACTAAATCTTGCCGAAAAGAGTATTCAACTAAAGACAAGAACGTAATTGGACTTAAGAATTATTAATAGACTCTTCCCCTCTGATTTGATAACAATCATCTTTATCCTTTATTACTCATCAATTTGTTATAATCGTTGTCTTTTAACGACGCTCCTTTAATGATTATTACAACCTCAAAAAGAGGCCGAGAGTATTATAACAATCAATACACAatctttcaattttgagtgCATGAACAACAAATAACCTGAAGAATACACAGTCACGAACACAAGAAGACATGAATCCAGATACAGGTCAACAAATGATCATAACGGTGTGTGTGtcaacatatatattattttctttttcttattctttttgaaGATATGACTCTGTTAAGTGTTAATGGTAAAAATCCGTAATGATAGAAACAACCAAAAATAATATGACTACTGCAACCAAGAATAATGATTCAaagagaatgaattgaaaattaaaagtagTTTTCATTGTATGGAAAGTgtgaattgaaaattaaaaattagtttggaGTATAGTGTAATTACATAATATTAtctcttaaaattataatttcaattttactagaaaaatcaaaacatatttAGAATTTGAAGGTATAATTTTAATCTCAAATTTCAATCCACGTCTAATTTGGTGAGGTAATCGACCACTAACAGAAAAACCACCATCCACCTATCAAGTCTCAACCAAGTCCCCCAAAAGAGTAATAATGATCTAAACCCAAAACGAACGAGACAAAAAGCCAAGCACAGTAGCACTAGTGATGACAACGACATCAATCGAATAATAAGGGTCTGAAGGTAACAATGTAAATAAATGTAATGTGTACCCAAAACAGggtcaaaagaaaaagaaacaaaaaaggaaaataaatgatACAATACAAGAATATAATAACAGCAACAAAGCCTGTCTAGAAGACCAAAACAAGGGTAGCCCAACCCAAACCTAAGCCTCCTAGAACCTTCTTCAAGCACATGATGGTCTCTGCTCcactctgaaaaaaaaaataaagcaaacaaTGTCAGATCCCAGTTACCAATGTTAAAGTGTTCACAATTTGTCCAAAGCAAAGAAGTAATGtagtaatattttattgattaaccAAAATCCTAGATTTACTCCACCactgttataaaataaaaaattaataggcTATCCAAACCAAATCCACGCGTCAATGGTGGCGCGTGGCCTCACCGTAAGCTTACACCTTAGTTCACTTTCAGTTTAGCGTAGTAAAAAAGTGTAAAACCCTAAACTCAGTCAAgttcaatcaagtttcaagcaCTTGGATTTCAACGAAAAACATCCTGAAAAATTCAACTAATAAAatgaacattattttttattattttataaatcacatattttCCTTCCAAATATTTAACCTAATCACTCAAATTCAAGACTATGGAGTTATTCTCGCACTCATATGAGTTGATTCACATGCTCGAGattcaatattatattatctttcACTTACATACATTATTCTGGTCGTGGATGCAAgatctttaacaaaaaaacacagatctgatgtacattgtacaaaagaaaaacttaaaaaaccaaaatagaacttataaaatttgatgTACGAATATAAAACAACATGGTCCAAAAATGAAGTTAGAGATATTACAGAAGAGATAAGACGTACCTCATCGTTGGCAGCAGTGGCAGGTCCAGGGGAAGAAGCGTCCTCGCTAGGACCAGGAGCCCCGGTGGGTGGCGCAGGAGGTCCCAGCAACGACGGTGAAGGAGCCGGAGCACCGTGCTTCTTACCCTTCTTCTTGTGCTTGCTCGGAGCCGGAGCGGGAGCCACAGGGGTGGTCGGCGCCGCCACCGGAACGGGAGCGGGTGGAGAACTCACCGGCACGGGAGCGGGGGGAGAGCTCACGGGAACCGGCGCCGGAGGAGGAGAGGCTGCAGGTGGCTTGGTCGCTGGAGCAGGCGCGGCGGGGGTGGTGGTAGGAGATGCCGCCGGCGACGAAGCAGGGGTTGCGGTTGCGGGCTTAGGAGACGAAGCTGGTGGAGATGATTTGGGAGAAGCAACTGGGGCTGGTGAATTCGGTGTGGAAGGTGCTTGGGCGGGAGTGGCGGCGGCGGGGGTTGCCGGAGTGTTCGAGGGCGCTGCGGCGGGAGACTGGCCTCCGACGCCGGCGACTACAATGCAGATGAATGCAAGAGAGAGAACACCGTTGCGATCCATTGGTGAATGAATCGCACTGTGGAGAGTGTGATTCGtgtgaatgagagagagagagagagagagtgacaGGGTATGGTGTGTAAGAGAGAGGTGGCGAAAGGTTTATATAGAGACTACCTAGTTTTCTTTTCTGGTAGTACTATGCTGAGAGGTTCGTTTTTTGGACGTTGATGATGGGCTTTGTTGGAACAGAACAGATATCATCATGGACCACACATTAGCCGTTGGATTAACGTGTCTGACGTAGTACGCGTTTCAAATCTTTGGGGACTCTAGCCtgttattattgtttttctttttcctattaaaacattaaaaaatcgTCTGCAATCTAAAACGGtcgattaagaaaaataaaatagtttaacataagaaataaaatctaaagTTAATTAGAATATCAACTATTGATTGTATAATTAATGgttattattgtgttctatttTGGAAACACCATTCCTCCTCTTAGACGAGtcaaattcatttaattgatgttaaaactaattaaagtaaaaaaatagtttaattattaaaatgttcatatttttattaaagtattttttcttgtaaataGACCAACCAacctttattaaaaattacacataTAAAGAAACAGgccttattaaaaattacacataTAAAGAAACAGgccttaattatttcttttgtcattcttttttatttagatcaaattgaatgtttaatttgatctctttttttttacagtaatttgatctctttattattaaaattttaaattttactccttaatttttaaaattaagtcaaTATTATCTTTTTCGATCAATTTACATTAACACAACTATTTTCATAATTTGTGAAATAGACATGTGTCCAATCACTAGCACTGTTACTATCAatattaacttaattataaaagACATAAGCTTTAAAAAAATGGACATAAATTTGTCCGGATACATCTAATAAAAGAAGATAGGTTATGGGTTATGTTTTCTTACCATCCTCCTTGCCTTATAATTATGAAGtctttaaactttctttttattgaaacaaaaacaaaaaagaagaaaacaaagcaCAGTGGCATGGGGCATGATCCAGTCTGGAGGAGGGGCCCACTTGGACATTAGGCGCATGTGACATCTAGGAAATGAATATGTGACCCTTGAGCTAATATATGCATTGGTTAGTGTCTTTATATTACTCATTTTGCAATTAGCACAGTCTTGTTTGAATTGTTTCTTTGCTGGTTCTGATTTTGGTGCTTTGCGGGACCAACCGCCAGCTGGTGTTGGTGATATTAATACAGCTGGTTTGTTTAGGTGGGCCAAATCCATTTCAATCAACCAATAACTTTATGCCACTATAGCATCTCATGCAATCATTCCTCAAagaccttttgctttttttatttcaagatTTTCCATagtcaatttaaaatatttgctAACATGATTTTAGGTAActgttaatatgtttttatggttataattattgatatgtttagttttttttttcttttctaaccaTTTTGTAAGTAATCGCGAAAGCGTATTAGGTGCATATTTTTCCTTTAGCATGatattttatatctaaaattaagattaaaattctGAATAAGTTTTTATCAAGAGATACAGATAGTTACCACTATCTCAATCattattattaacaaatttagtttatattgaataattaattttggataaagaattaattttcaattgaagtaaCTCTAAATAACTTTCACGttagataaaaatttattaagtataaaatatttaaacataaaatatattattttaaattaattttaattaaaatctattttatgAACACAATCCAAATACGTAACAAATGTTTagattagaaaaaatatatctcCTTGAaaggtttcaaaaaaaaattatagtaagattttgataatatttattaataagaaaaatatgaggATCATACCTGAATCACAAATAGTATaaagtatttatatattaaaaataaactacCAGATTTGTCATCCTCTATTCCCATAATTCCTCAAAAGACCTAaacatttctttaaaaaaacagaATTTCTAGCTGCAAATATTAGCAACACAACCAGCACCACCGCCAAATTGTGGGCCCCGCGTGAAAATGCCATAATAACCATACCTTCACtataagatttttctttctttaagtaGAAAATATAGAATATTGTTACTTTTTAATCACAAGTCTGGAGTGTACGCATAACGGTGTACTTCATATTCATACATTTTaaaggtttttaaaaaaaaatcaaagctgATCAAAATTACTCATCaagatttgtttttgtttattttaccttcTTTTACGAAATTCAAACCAAATTAAAGCGGGTTGGTTTGATGCACCATGTCGGATCCAACGTTTTCATTGTAGCATTAAATGATTCATTAAACGAATGAGGAAATACAAGcatggaataaaaaaaacatttgtcaGAAAATCACCAAAATAAATACTACTACTATAGTCATGCAAGGATTCTGATCTTCTAGATTCTCAAAAGAAACTATAATACACAGTGTGCATAGCAGTTATAAATCTAACcgttatataataagaaaaaacataataaaaaaaatctaactgttaaaattaataaaatttaattttataaaattaatatattatgttactcctataaaataaattcaatggATGGAATTTCTACCTCCGgactgaagaaaaaaattaattattcaattaaaatataagtaaattttaactaattttattttatttaacgaTAGTATCTCTAAAATATTTTGGTAAAATTGCATTTTTCGTCCATCACTTTAGGTTCAATTTTGCATTTGGTCCcactaatttaattcacaaattagGTCCCTctgttttataaaatcaatgttGGTCCCTGAAGTCTCAATTGGATGTTGACCGTTAACCTCAGAcgttgactgtcacgtgtcaacGTCTAAGAGGccctttaaaatttttatccaTCTGTGGTGAAATTTTTTTACGCTTACCTAATTTCCCCTAACCCTAATCCCTAACCAGTCCCATAAATTCTAAAGTCGTTGGTGAAGGCGCTGTTCACGGAGCAGGACCAAAACACGCAGGCCAGCGTAGTGCTGTGTCTCGCCTCTACGATCGACAGAGCTTCGGATCTTGACCTGACCAGGCTGTCAAAGCTCCTGTCGAGGTTCAAGAAGCTTTTGAAGCGCGACGATTTCAAGGTGAAGCCAGTGCTGTTGACGCTCGTCGAAAGTATTGTCGCTGCGGGCGGCGCGTCCGACCCCGCGCAGTTAAAGAGTTTGATTCCCTGCTTGGTGGAGGCGTTGAGCAGCGAAGATTGGGCCACGCGGAAGGCCGCGGCGGAGATGCTCATGGTGGTTGCCGACGTGGAGAGGGATTTCTTATCGGAGTTTAAGGGTGAGTGTGTGAGAGTTTTCGAGAATCGATGGTTTGATAAGGTTTGTGTGAAGTCTGaagatatttgtattttttattattttttttgcggTAATGTTAAAGTGAATTGAGAGCGTGTGGTGTTTTGTTTAGGTGAAGTTAGTTCGGGGCGTTATGAATCAGATGTTGGAAGCGTGGAAGCTGGTTCCTGATGTTTCGGATGAAGTTTCTCCACCTCCTAAATCGCAATCTTCATCCAAAggtaattatttgattttggttATTTAGTGTTTGATCAGAGAATTTGGGATGTGGAAACAAACATGCTATTATTTGGGTTGTCATTTGGCAATTTGCCGATGCCTTATGCTAGTGCAGTTGGAAGTCTTATGTATGCCATGGTATGCACAAGGCTAGATCTAGCAAAAGCAGCTAGTGTAGTGAGTATGTATATGGGTAAACTTGGGAAGGAACATTGGAAAGCAGTTAAACAAATATGAAGGTACCTTAAGGGTACAACTAATATTGGACTCATCTACCAAGGTAACACATCTTGTACACTTGTTGGTTATTCAAATTCTAACTACACTATAGATTTGGATGCAAGGCGATCTGTGATAGGTTATGCTTTCACAATTGGCAATTCTCTTGTTAGTTGGAAAGCTACACCTCAACCCATTGTTGCTTTGTTGACAGCAAAGGCAGAATATATGGCTCTGGTAGAAGCAACAAAGTAAGGAATCTGGTTAAAGGATCATATCAGCAATCTTGATTTTCCACAAGATAGGGCTATCATTTTCTACGACAGTCTAAGTAAGGATGGCAATGGGTTGGACTTGTGGGGCCAATCCGTTTTGGCCTTTTTTTTTACGACCCGAGTTAAGGTTTTTAACCCGTCAACCCGTCCCATTTCGGCCCGCTAAAAAACGGGTTGAGAGAAAAGCATGGCGGGCCAACCTACCAAcccattttttattaaaaaaataatttcgtatttattttggttttttatacatatattttttaatttttaattagtttattttttgtctaaataaattgttattcaaaatttatattcaatttttttagtaagtatttattatttagtatttataaaagataaaattaattaaaatatatttacaatttatttttcataatattttagttttgacGGGCCAACAGGCCAACTCGTCAATCAGACAAAAATGGGACAGACTGACACTTTAAACCCATATATTAAATGCAGGATGGGGTAGGTTGGCCCATTTTTGGTGAGTTGGTGGCGGGGCGGGTCATGTTGGGGCGGACCAACCCGTTTTGCCACCCAGTCTGAGTGCAATATGCTTAGCCAAAGATTAGATCCATCATGAAATGACTAAGCACATTGACGCTTGATATCACTTCATTCATATTGAGAAGATGATTGAAGTCCAAAATGTTTATACAAGAGAAAACATAGCTCATATGTTTACAAAGCATGTTCCTAGAAGcaaatttatgtattatttgGATTTACTCAATGTAAATGGCTGGAAATGActctatatatttgtttttagaaTTATTACTAAATCAATGTGGAGATTGTTCAAAGAGGTGATTGGACAACACCATCTACATCATCCAGTCTAATCCTCTATACTAAGATTTATCTTTTGTCTAGTGAATCGTCCAATGCTTTCTAACTACATATTGTCTAGTCTTTTTAATTAGTTGTTAGATGGTTTAGATTACAAGTTCTATTTGTAATCATTTtctattatttctatttcagTCTAATACACTCCTATATAAGGGAGTTAGTTAGAAGAATTAAGTGCGACAAAAGTGCTAAACCCACAATTGTAATATCATTGTTTTAATCTTCAATAATAAtgatacttctttttctttttttgcgtGTTACAATTAtatgttcttcttcttttttatttgaatccGTCTTTCTTAGTGTTAAACCTAAcatcaatttatataattttcactaataaaaaatcttattaaacaactaaaatgctattatgataaaaaaaaaaaaaactttggctTAGTTTACACCAACTTCTAACTCATGCAAGCTTTTTTAAGCAATACTTATGTTAATTAAAACTTTTCAAGAGCAAGAATACTAAACTCTTCAATTTacaagaattatttttaaaaaattaaaattcataaaatgattatttatttttaaattcattttttatagaaTTATTCATTaagaagtttatttattttttgtcatataCACTACATCATATAAGTGGCAAATAAACGACTATAGaagaaatgtatttttttttatcatactattaacaattaaaagttaatatttactttatataaCTAATGAGAAGTGATTATTATTACtagatatttgaaaattttgtttttaaaatagtttatcaGGAAATAGAATATTAATATATCAGTGAATTTCAAACTGAAATTATGTGTTTATAAACATTGTTCatctcaaatacaaaataattgtaGTAAGTATCATAGTAAAAATATTTCACatattttttcacaaatatattaaattaaaagaactataataattttctataaaaaaaactataatgatttaattttattttatcatcttaTAATAATGTCTTTTACGATATGAAAAACTcgtataattttcaatttacatttttattacatatttcatttaaaattttaattcaaagttAAGATAttttcaaaccttttgttttaggtt belongs to Glycine soja cultivar W05 chromosome 5, ASM419377v2, whole genome shotgun sequence and includes:
- the LOC114412454 gene encoding lysine-rich arabinogalactan protein 18-like, with product MDRNGVLSLAFICIVVAGVGGQSPAAAPSNTPATPAAATPAQAPSTPNSPAPVASPKSSPPASSPKPATATPASSPAASPTTTPAAPAPATKPPAASPPPAPVPVSSPPAPVPVSSPPAPVPVAAPTTPVAPAPAPSKHKKKGKKHGAPAPSPSLLGPPAPPTGAPGPSEDASSPGPATAANDESGAETIMCLKKVLGGLGLGWATLVLVF